The Candidatus Desulfovibrio trichonymphae region GAGGCGGCACACCGCTGTATAGTGCTACAGATGTTGAAATAGTATGGTTTTATCCTCAAAGTGAGTATCGTCCCCAGAGTACCTACAAGCCTGGATACGTTTCTGGCCTGATGATGCGGCGCGCCTGTCAGCCGCTAAGACATTCCAGACGCAGCGGCTGCATTATATCGACAGACAGTGGCATAGCCCCGTCAGCTGCTGCGAGATGCGGGTTTTATCGTAGATACCGGCCAATTGGGACGCCTGCTTATAATATCGCTTGAGACTATAGCCGCAGCTCCTGATACTGTTACCCTGCTCACGCAAGAAGCTCGTTTGTCAAAAGAACTCTATAAGCTGGTTGCCCGTGGTACTAATTATGGTGACTTCACTCGAGCCAAACGTGGTAGTGGCTTAGATCCGGCCAATCGATTCCTTGATCATGGTAGCTATCTGGCATATGGCTTGGCGGCTACAGCTGTCTGGGTGTTGGGAATTCCTCCTGCTGGTCTTGCCGTATTGCACGGCAAGACTCGGCGTGGCGGTTTGGTCTTTGATGTGGCCGATTTGGTAAAAGACGCGATAATTTTGCCGCAAGCATTTATTTCAGCCATGCGTGGAGATCAGGAGCAGGAATTTCGACAAGCGTGCGTGATCAGCCTGACCCGCATTGAAGCACTGGATTTTATGGTCGATACGCTGAAAACAGTAGCTCTTGAAACAGCTCGAGGATAATTATGAACGTGTTGCTGGTTTCACAATGCTCCAAGCGAGCGTTGACTGAAACGCGCCGCATCCTTGACCAATTTGCAGAGCGGCGCGGAGAAGGTACTTGGCAGACGCCTATAACGCTGGCTGGTTTAGAAACTTTGCGGCGTTTGCTGCACAAAACGGCACGCAAAAATACTTCTGTGGCCTGTCATTGGATACGTGGCATCAATCATAGCGAACTTTTGTGGATAGTGGGAGATGCTAACCGCTTTAATGCGCACGGTGCTGTTCCCACGAATACGACAAGACGTGATGTGCTGCGGCAGAGTGATGAAAATACATGGCATACCCTGCGCGATATCCGTTTACTTACAGGATTGGCGGCGCTGCTGCATGATCTGGGCAAAGCCTGTGGAGCTTTTCAGCAACGTCTGCGCGAGAATATACGAAAACGCAACCTGTACCGACATGAGTGGATCGCATTACGGTTGTTTCAAGTCTTTGTAAGCAACGAGGATGATGCGGCTTGGCTAACACGGCTTGCCAATTTCTCCGAAGGGGATAACAATACTGCGTGGTTTGCCAACCTGCAAAAAGACGGAATATCCGCCTCAAACGTAAAGCCGTTTAAAGAACTTCCCTCCTAGCCCAAGCTGTTGCCTGGCTGATTCTGTCACATTATCGTCTGCCAGTCCGACCACAGAAAGACGGTGCATTCCAAACTGATATTCTGGATCAACTCCCCGACTGTATTACCGCACAATGGAATGGGTGCTGCACAGAAAGTGATCGGAATGCGGTGGCGCCTTACTGGACATTCCAGGCAGGGTTGCCTGTGATGACAGTGGATTGGAAGAAAAAAGCCGCTCTGTTGGCTGAAGAATTACGTAGAAACGAGAGATTCCATAGTCTGCAGAAAGTGATCAGCGATCCCTATATGATGCATCTTGCCCGACTCAGTCTGATGCTGGCAGATCATGCATATTCCAGCCGACCATATAATCCTGCGGATGCTTTGAAGCGTGCCTCGAAAGACAGCCTTTTTGCCAATAGCGACAGGAAAGGCAAGTTGCATCAACTGCTGAATGACCACCTGCTTGGGGTTGAAAAAGTGAGCAGACATGTCACCTACTTGCTGCCCCGGCTCCATGATATATTACCCCGGCTTGCACGGCATAAAGGCCTTGGAAAACGTAGTCTGAATGAAGGTTTCCGCTGGCAGGATAAAGCTGCGGAAATAGCTGCCGCGATTCGCGAGCGCAGTGTGAGGCAAGGCGCATTTATTGTAAGTATGGCCTCTACCGGCTGTGGTAAAACCTTGGCCAATGCTCGGGTTATGTATGCGCTCGCGGATCCCGCCAAAGGTATGCGTTGCGCCTTTGCCCTTGGTCTGCGTACATTAAAATAGGGGAGTGGCGATATCTTAATATGCTACCACATTCTAATGCTGTTTTTTCTGCGTGGCGGTTTTGCCCTTCCCACTTTTCTCTTCAAAAACGAGTGAAAGAAGCTCATCATAATGATGCACAGGATGCACACTGATGCGCTTGAGCAAATCTTTGGGCACTTCTTCCAGATCTTTGACGTTCTGCTGCGGCACAATCACATACTTCAGGCCGTGCGCCACGCCGGCCAAAATTTTCTCTTTAATGCCACCCACGGGCAGAACACGGCCCTGCAGGGTGATTTCGCCCGTCATGCAGCAGTCGGCCCGAACCCTGCGCCCGCTTAACGCGGAAATCAGGGCTGTGGTCAGGGTGACGCCGGCGGAAGGACCGTCTTTCGGGGTGGCGCCCGCAGGCACATGTATGTGGATATCCCGCTTTACGGCAAAGGCCGGGTCCACACCAAGGGTTTCCGCACGGCTGCGAATATAACTCACGGCCGCATGAGCGCTTTCTTTCATCACATCGCCAAGCTGTCCCGTCAGGATAAGCCCGCCCTTGCCCTTCATAATACTGGTCTCAATGGTCAGCACTTCTCCGCCGGCCGGCGTCCAGGCCAACCCCAAGGCCATGCCCGGCAGAAGACGTTTTTCTTTTTCATCTTCCACATAGCGCGGCACGCCCAGAAGTTTTTCCACATCCGAAGGTGTCACGGTAAAAGCACCTTTTGCCCCTTCCGCCTTTCGTCGCGCCAGTTTACGGCACACGGCGGCCATCTCGCGCTCCAGAT contains the following coding sequences:
- the cas1f gene encoding type I-F CRISPR-associated endonuclease Cas1f is translated as MHGRTFTPSDLKTILHSKRANIYFLEHCRILVNGGRVEYVTDEGKRSLYWNIPIANTISLLLGAGTSITQAAMRELAKVGVLVGFCGGGGTPLYSATDVEIVWFYPQSEYRPQSTYKPGYVSGLMMRRACQPLRHSRRSGCIISTDSGIAPSAAARCGFYRRYRPIGTPAYNIA
- the cas1f gene encoding type I-F CRISPR-associated endonuclease Cas1f; translation: MGRLLIISLETIAAAPDTVTLLTQEARLSKELYKLVARGTNYGDFTRAKRGSGLDPANRFLDHGSYLAYGLAATAVWVLGIPPAGLAVLHGKTRRGGLVFDVADLVKDAIILPQAFISAMRGDQEQEFRQACVISLTRIEALDFMVDTLKTVALETARG